A single Candidatus Thalassolituus haligoni DNA region contains:
- a CDS encoding DUF3106 domain-containing protein, producing MNREHPQVMLQRQRRISLTLLMLMALLTGWVLLSKPVQAQEWRRLPPSTQQLLEGISERWDSLDDERQQALLRGVERWQSMSDSERQAASERFSRWQSLPESQRQILRDRLQTLRDMTPEQRQQARDAWHDYQQATPEQRQQLRQRFQSLSPQQRDAMRQQLRSKRH from the coding sequence ATGAATCGTGAGCATCCCCAGGTAATGCTGCAGAGGCAGCGGCGCATCAGTCTGACGCTACTCATGCTGATGGCACTGTTGACCGGATGGGTACTGCTATCAAAACCCGTACAGGCACAGGAATGGCGGCGTTTACCCCCCAGCACCCAGCAGTTACTGGAGGGCATATCCGAGCGTTGGGACAGTCTGGATGACGAGCGGCAGCAAGCACTTTTGCGCGGTGTTGAGCGCTGGCAGTCGATGTCCGACAGTGAACGACAGGCCGCCAGTGAGCGCTTCAGCCGCTGGCAGAGTTTGCCGGAAAGTCAGCGCCAGATACTACGGGATCGGTTGCAAACCTTGCGCGATATGACCCCGGAGCAGCGCCAGCAAGCCCGCGACGCCTGGCATGACTATCAACAGGCGACGCCGGAGCAGCGTCAGCAGCTGCGTCAGCGCTTCCAGAGTTTGTCGCCACAGCAGCGTGATGCCATGCGGCAACAACTGCGCTCAAAACGTCATTAA
- a CDS encoding RNA polymerase sigma factor, producing the protein MTARLNDFLMSIERRAFRMVRFAAANDEDALDVVQEAMTRLISHYRDREEAEWRPLFFRILQHCLADSLRQQQKQRRWMFWSGSQTDVPETGSADGMDDYVGDYRDEPDQALASSRQQQALISAIATLPLQQQQCFLLRCWEGLSVRETADALNISEGSVKTHLSRARQKLNEVAEYHDIEICG; encoded by the coding sequence ATGACCGCCAGGTTGAATGATTTCCTGATGTCGATTGAGCGTCGGGCCTTTCGGATGGTGCGATTTGCTGCCGCCAATGATGAAGATGCCCTGGATGTGGTGCAGGAAGCGATGACCCGACTGATCAGCCACTACCGCGATCGGGAAGAAGCGGAATGGCGGCCGCTGTTTTTCCGAATTTTGCAGCACTGCCTCGCCGACAGTTTGCGTCAGCAACAGAAACAGCGCCGCTGGATGTTCTGGTCGGGCAGTCAGACGGATGTTCCAGAGACTGGCAGCGCCGATGGAATGGATGACTATGTGGGTGATTACCGCGACGAGCCGGATCAGGCCTTGGCCAGCAGTCGTCAACAGCAAGCGCTGATCAGCGCCATTGCGACCCTGCCTTTACAGCAACAGCAGTGTTTCTTATTACGCTGCTGGGAAGGGCTAAGCGTACGCGAGACGGCAGATGCGCTGAATATTTCCGAGGGCAGTGTCAAAACCCATCTGTCCAGAGCACGGCAGAAATTGAATGAGGTGGCCGAGTATCATGATATCGAAATCTGCGGATAA
- a CDS encoding succinylglutamate desuccinylase/aspartoacylase family protein, with amino-acid sequence MSRRTPVLPALHIAGNAIEPGNTYQLNLPLGSLYTSTNVTMPVYVRRSSKPGPTLFISAAIHGDELNGVEIINRLIHGSRLRNLRGTLIAVPIVNAFGVINQSRYLPDRRDLNRSFPGSSRGTLAGRMAYMFLNEVVAKCDYGIDLHTGAIHRSNLPQIRANLDDEITRDMALAFGVPVLLNANLRDGSLRESADEMGVKILLYEAGEALRYDELCIRAGERGILRVMRHLGMLPPSRQKKFPIEPLIARDSGWMRATDSGFVRNLKHLGDKVEKDDVMAIICDPFGTQLDKVVARKDGIIIGCQNIPLVHEGDAMFNVAYFSEPDDVVESIENMHDSLLPDDTILQN; translated from the coding sequence ATGAGCCGACGCACTCCAGTCCTACCCGCCCTGCACATTGCCGGAAATGCCATAGAACCAGGCAACACCTACCAGTTGAACCTGCCACTGGGCAGTCTTTATACCAGTACCAATGTGACCATGCCGGTATATGTTCGCCGCAGCAGCAAACCCGGCCCCACACTGTTTATCAGTGCCGCCATTCATGGCGATGAACTTAACGGTGTGGAAATCATCAACCGCCTGATTCACGGCTCCAGATTACGTAATCTGCGCGGCACCTTGATCGCTGTGCCCATTGTCAATGCCTTTGGTGTTATCAACCAGAGTCGCTATCTGCCCGATCGCCGCGATCTTAACCGCTCTTTCCCCGGTTCCAGCCGTGGCACTCTCGCAGGCCGAATGGCGTACATGTTCCTCAACGAAGTAGTGGCCAAATGCGACTACGGTATTGACCTGCATACCGGCGCGATTCATCGCTCCAACTTGCCCCAGATCCGCGCCAATCTCGACGACGAGATAACCCGTGACATGGCTTTGGCATTCGGCGTCCCAGTCTTGTTGAACGCCAATCTGCGCGACGGCTCCTTACGGGAATCTGCCGACGAGATGGGCGTCAAGATCCTGCTTTACGAAGCTGGAGAAGCCCTGCGCTACGACGAATTGTGTATTCGTGCTGGCGAACGTGGCATTTTACGCGTGATGCGTCACCTCGGTATGTTGCCCCCCAGCCGCCAGAAGAAATTTCCGATCGAACCACTGATCGCCCGTGACAGCGGCTGGATGCGCGCTACTGACAGTGGCTTTGTACGCAACCTGAAGCATCTTGGTGACAAGGTGGAAAAAGACGACGTCATGGCGATTATCTGTGATCCGTTTGGCACTCAGCTTGATAAGGTAGTCGCCCGCAAGGACGGCATTATCATTGGCTGCCAGAATATCCCTCTGGTTCACGAAGGTGATGCCATGTTCAACGTCGCCTACTTTTCCGAACCGGACGACGTAGTCGAAAGTATCGAAAACATGCACGACAGTCTGCTGCCGGACGATACTATCCTGCAAAACTGA
- a CDS encoding pseudouridine synthase: MASCRYRLDRFIAQHAAFSRRDVRLLLAQRRITIDGEVAVDITQPVGPFSLVTLDHVVLQQQQPLYLAMNKPVGVVSATRDNEHTTVIDQLRHSTECPLEPAQLEQLHIVGRLDRASSGLLLLTNDSLWSQRLMAPEHKVAKVYHVTLAHPVNADYITAFAAGMYFPFENITTRPALLEIIAEREVLVTLMEGRYHQIKRMFGRFRNPVLGLHRLSIGQWQLPPDSWPGQSWQLAIKS, translated from the coding sequence ATGGCAAGCTGTCGCTATCGTCTGGACCGTTTTATTGCCCAACACGCGGCGTTTTCCCGTCGCGATGTGCGTTTGCTGCTAGCGCAGCGGCGCATCACCATTGATGGAGAGGTAGCGGTTGATATTACCCAGCCGGTTGGTCCTTTCAGTCTGGTGACGCTGGATCACGTGGTCTTGCAACAACAACAGCCGTTGTATCTGGCCATGAACAAGCCGGTTGGCGTGGTCAGTGCGACCCGTGATAACGAGCATACGACGGTGATCGACCAGTTACGACACAGTACTGAGTGTCCGTTAGAACCGGCGCAGCTGGAGCAGCTGCACATCGTCGGGCGTCTGGATCGGGCGTCCAGTGGCCTGCTGTTACTCACCAATGACAGTCTCTGGTCACAGCGCTTGATGGCACCAGAGCACAAAGTTGCCAAGGTGTATCATGTGACGCTGGCGCATCCGGTCAACGCCGATTACATCACGGCGTTTGCTGCCGGTATGTATTTTCCCTTCGAAAATATCACCACGCGTCCGGCGTTACTGGAGATTATTGCCGAGCGGGAAGTGTTGGTAACCTTGATGGAAGGCCGTTACCACCAGATCAAACGTATGTTTGGCCGCTTTCGGAATCCGGTACTTGGGTTGCATCGACTCAGTATCGGTCAATGGCAACTGCCGCCAGACAGTTGGCCGGGACAGAGTTGGCAGCTGGCAATAAAGAGCTGA
- the dmeF gene encoding CDF family Co(II)/Ni(II) efflux transporter DmeF, translating to MTSLNTCPCYQPTIIADRQQGETRTLWVLWLTFLTMVAEIVVGSAYGSMALLADGWHMGTHVAAFTITLFAYRYARRHAMDPDFSFGTGKVSVLGGFASAVALGVVALMMVLESVQRLFMPHEIGFTESIVVAVIGLLVNLASAWLLKDHHGHSHGHAHGPVDHDHHDHHDHHDHHDHHDHHDHHDHHDHHDHHDHHDHNLRAAYMHVLADALTSILAIVALIAAMMLGWLWLDALMGIVGAAIISVWALGLLKDTSRILLDASIDAPVRQQIIDAVQTTGAEIRDIHIWKVSADHYALVLSVASSENEISSQIRQHLDLYQQLQHITIEVHHPFL from the coding sequence ATGACTTCATTGAATACCTGCCCATGTTATCAGCCGACCATTATTGCGGATCGGCAACAAGGGGAGACCCGCACCCTTTGGGTACTTTGGTTGACGTTCTTGACCATGGTGGCCGAAATCGTTGTCGGCAGTGCCTATGGCTCCATGGCCCTGCTGGCCGATGGTTGGCACATGGGGACGCACGTTGCGGCATTTACCATTACGCTGTTTGCCTATCGTTATGCCCGTCGTCACGCGATGGATCCTGATTTCAGTTTTGGTACTGGCAAGGTGTCGGTATTAGGTGGCTTCGCCAGTGCGGTTGCACTCGGTGTTGTGGCCTTGATGATGGTGCTGGAATCTGTGCAGCGGTTGTTTATGCCCCATGAAATAGGCTTTACGGAGTCGATTGTGGTGGCGGTGATCGGCTTGCTGGTGAATTTGGCCAGTGCCTGGTTGCTCAAGGATCATCATGGACACAGTCATGGCCATGCCCATGGGCCGGTTGATCACGATCATCACGACCATCACGACCATCACGACCATCACGACCATCACGACCATCACGACCATCACGACCATCACGACCATCACGACCATCACGATCATCACGATCACAATTTGCGTGCAGCCTATATGCACGTACTGGCAGATGCCCTGACATCGATACTGGCCATTGTGGCGTTGATTGCTGCCATGATGCTGGGCTGGTTATGGCTGGATGCACTGATGGGGATTGTTGGTGCTGCCATTATTTCTGTTTGGGCGCTTGGTTTGTTGAAAGACACCAGCCGGATTTTGCTGGATGCCAGTATTGATGCACCCGTGCGTCAGCAGATTATTGATGCAGTACAGACCACCGGAGCTGAAATCCGTGACATCCATATCTGGAAAGTATCTGCTGATCATTATGCTTTGGTGTTGTCGGTGGCCAGCAGTGAGAACGAGATCTCCAGCCAGATTCGTCAACATCTGGATCTCTACCAACAGCTGCAACACATCACAATCGAAGTGCATCATCCGTTTCTTTAA
- the dnaE gene encoding DNA polymerase III subunit alpha, which produces MSSPAAFVHLRVHSEYSLYDSTVRVKKLIGATVAANMPAVALTDQSNMYALVKFYKSCLGEGVKPILGADLWLENPEDSYAPFRVTALCMNPDGYLGLRELVSQAYLNQHHDKPVVKREWLIEKNNGLILLSGAREGDVGLRVLKGKLDAAEALVAEYQRIFGDRFYLEIQRTGRTGDETLVKASLVLAGKLRVPVVATNDVRFIYADDYEAHETRVSIGQGYALDDKRRPREYSEQQYFRSAEEMIELFPDAPTAIQNTIEIAKRCSVEVLLGKYFLPDYPIPEGMSEADFFRKISQVGLEERLEVILAGIAKESDEYREKRQPYEDRLKFELDIIIQMGFPGYFLIVMDFIQWAKNHEIPVGPGRGSGAGSLVAYAQKITDLDPLEYDLLFERFLNPERVSMPDFDIDFCMEDREKVIAYVADTYGRQAVSQIVTFGTMAARAVVRDVARAQGKPFGLADRLSKLIPGDPGMTLEKALAAEAPLKEFLDEDEEAQEIWEMALKLEGIARQTGKHAGGVVIAPTKLTDFSATASEPDGSGLVTQFDKNDVEEAGLVKFDFLGLRTLTIIDWALKTINSKRAKENLPPVEIEHIPLDDEASYTLLKKAQTTAVFQLESRGMKDLIRRLQPDNIEDMIALVALFRPGPLESGMVDDFINRKHGRAKVAYPHPDFEHPSLKEVLEPTYGVIVYQEQVMQIAQVLAGYTLGGADMLRRAMGKKKPEEMAKQRDIFRTGAIDTGVDPDLAMKIFDLVEKFAGYGFNKSHSAAYAVVSYQTLWLKTHYPAPFMAAVLTSDMQNTDKVVIFFEECREMGIELVLPDVNQSRFGFTVNADEAIVYGLGAVKGVGEGPIDAIIEAREAGEPFQHLFDFCQRVDGKKINKRVLEALVRCGAFDNLPVTAPRAVLMASIEDAMKSAGQTAANEAAGMVDLFGEVQAEAAVGADPYERFRRLRDWTLKERLQGEKDTLGLFVSGHPFDEYEAEVRQLAPTKLVNLQDNKKPQKLAGLVVDMRLMKNKRGENMCFVTLDDRSGRMEVALFSDVYEQVREVVAKDKVLVVEAQISHDAYSGGLKAIGRSAMEISQARLNFAKSIRIQMNGERLDDQSCQLLGQLLQPLEGGCPIVLDYHNDTARCDIRLGDEWRVNPTDDQLLQLRYEFGEQAVELVFG; this is translated from the coding sequence ATGTCGTCTCCAGCTGCTTTTGTTCACCTGCGCGTTCACTCTGAATATTCCCTCTACGACAGTACCGTGCGGGTGAAAAAGCTGATTGGCGCTACGGTGGCAGCGAACATGCCCGCCGTCGCCCTGACCGACCAGAGCAATATGTATGCGCTGGTGAAGTTTTACAAAAGCTGCCTGGGGGAGGGCGTCAAGCCGATTCTCGGAGCGGATTTGTGGCTCGAAAACCCGGAAGACAGCTATGCCCCGTTTCGGGTAACGGCACTGTGTATGAACCCGGACGGTTATCTCGGCTTGCGCGAACTGGTTTCCCAGGCTTATCTGAACCAGCACCACGACAAGCCGGTGGTCAAACGTGAATGGCTGATCGAAAAAAACAACGGCCTGATCTTGCTCTCCGGTGCCCGCGAAGGGGATGTCGGCCTGCGGGTCTTAAAAGGCAAGCTGGATGCTGCCGAAGCTCTGGTCGCTGAGTACCAGCGGATTTTTGGTGACCGCTTTTATCTCGAAATCCAGCGCACCGGTCGTACTGGTGATGAAACCCTGGTGAAAGCCAGCCTGGTTTTGGCGGGCAAGTTGCGTGTCCCGGTGGTGGCCACCAATGACGTGCGGTTTATTTACGCTGATGACTACGAAGCCCACGAAACCCGGGTCTCGATTGGTCAGGGCTATGCGCTGGATGACAAGCGCCGTCCACGCGAGTACAGCGAACAGCAGTATTTCCGCAGTGCCGAAGAAATGATCGAACTGTTCCCGGACGCGCCAACGGCGATTCAGAACACCATCGAAATTGCCAAACGCTGCTCGGTAGAAGTATTACTGGGCAAATACTTCCTGCCCGACTACCCGATACCAGAAGGCATGAGCGAAGCGGATTTTTTCCGCAAAATCTCCCAAGTGGGCCTGGAAGAGCGGCTGGAAGTGATTCTGGCCGGTATTGCAAAAGAGTCCGATGAGTACCGCGAAAAGCGCCAGCCGTATGAAGACCGCCTCAAGTTCGAGCTGGATATTATTATTCAGATGGGTTTTCCCGGTTACTTCCTGATCGTGATGGACTTTATCCAGTGGGCCAAGAATCACGAGATTCCCGTGGGGCCGGGGCGAGGCTCCGGTGCTGGCTCGCTGGTGGCCTATGCGCAGAAAATTACCGATCTTGATCCGCTCGAATACGACCTGCTATTCGAACGCTTCCTCAACCCGGAACGAGTATCGATGCCTGACTTCGACATCGACTTCTGTATGGAAGACCGCGAGAAAGTCATCGCCTACGTGGCCGATACCTATGGCCGTCAGGCGGTCTCCCAGATCGTTACCTTCGGCACCATGGCTGCCAGGGCGGTCGTCCGTGACGTTGCCCGTGCCCAGGGCAAGCCGTTTGGTCTGGCTGATCGACTCTCCAAGCTGATCCCGGGTGACCCCGGCATGACGCTGGAAAAGGCACTGGCGGCGGAAGCACCACTGAAAGAATTTCTGGACGAAGACGAAGAAGCCCAGGAAATCTGGGAAATGGCTCTCAAACTCGAAGGTATCGCCCGCCAGACCGGCAAGCACGCTGGTGGTGTGGTGATTGCGCCGACCAAACTGACCGACTTTTCCGCCACCGCCAGTGAGCCGGACGGCAGTGGTCTGGTGACCCAGTTCGACAAGAATGACGTTGAAGAAGCCGGTCTGGTGAAATTCGACTTTTTGGGCTTGCGTACCCTGACCATTATCGATTGGGCGTTAAAAACCATTAACAGCAAGCGCGCCAAGGAAAATCTGCCCCCGGTCGAGATTGAGCATATTCCGCTTGATGATGAAGCGTCGTACACCCTGCTTAAAAAAGCCCAGACCACGGCGGTGTTCCAGCTCGAATCCCGAGGCATGAAAGACCTGATCCGCCGCCTGCAACCCGACAATATCGAAGACATGATCGCCCTGGTGGCACTGTTCCGTCCCGGCCCGCTGGAGTCCGGCATGGTGGACGACTTTATCAACCGTAAACACGGTCGTGCCAAGGTCGCCTATCCACACCCGGACTTCGAACACCCAAGCCTGAAGGAAGTCCTCGAACCGACCTATGGCGTCATCGTCTATCAGGAACAGGTGATGCAAATCGCCCAGGTACTGGCCGGTTACACCCTGGGTGGCGCGGATATGCTGCGGCGTGCCATGGGGAAGAAAAAGCCGGAAGAAATGGCCAAACAGCGGGATATTTTCCGCACCGGTGCTATTGATACCGGGGTTGACCCGGATCTGGCGATGAAAATCTTCGACCTGGTGGAAAAATTCGCCGGTTACGGTTTTAACAAATCCCACTCGGCCGCCTATGCCGTGGTGTCGTACCAAACGCTGTGGTTAAAAACGCACTACCCGGCGCCCTTTATGGCGGCGGTATTAACCTCCGACATGCAGAATACCGACAAGGTGGTGATCTTCTTTGAAGAATGCCGCGAGATGGGTATTGAGCTGGTACTGCCGGATGTTAATCAGTCGCGTTTTGGTTTTACCGTTAACGCCGACGAAGCCATTGTCTACGGCCTCGGTGCGGTAAAAGGCGTCGGAGAAGGCCCGATTGATGCCATTATCGAAGCACGTGAAGCCGGTGAACCATTCCAGCATCTGTTTGATTTTTGCCAGCGTGTTGACGGTAAAAAAATCAACAAACGCGTTCTCGAAGCGCTGGTGCGCTGCGGTGCCTTCGACAACTTGCCGGTTACCGCACCCCGTGCGGTATTGATGGCCAGTATTGAAGATGCCATGAAAAGTGCAGGCCAAACCGCTGCTAACGAAGCCGCCGGTATGGTGGATCTGTTTGGCGAGGTGCAGGCTGAAGCTGCTGTGGGGGCTGACCCTTACGAACGTTTCCGTCGCCTGCGTGACTGGACGTTAAAAGAACGCCTGCAAGGTGAGAAGGACACCCTCGGCCTGTTTGTTAGCGGACACCCGTTCGATGAATACGAAGCTGAAGTGCGTCAGCTGGCACCAACCAAACTGGTTAACCTGCAAGACAACAAAAAACCGCAGAAGCTGGCAGGGCTGGTGGTTGATATGCGGCTGATGAAAAACAAACGCGGCGAAAACATGTGTTTCGTGACCCTGGACGACCGCTCTGGTCGCATGGAAGTGGCGCTGTTTTCCGACGTCTACGAACAAGTGCGTGAGGTGGTAGCAAAAGACAAGGTGCTGGTGGTCGAAGCCCAGATCAGCCACGACGCCTATTCGGGCGGGCTGAAGGCGATCGGTCGCTCGGCGATGGAGATCAGTCAGGCCCGGCTGAACTTTGCCAAATCCATTCGTATCCAGATGAATGGCGAGCGGCTGGATGATCAATCCTGCCAATTGCTGGGGCAGCTGTTGCAGCCACTGGAAGGAGGGTGCCCGATTGTGCTGGATTACCATAATGATACCGCCCGCTGTGATATTCGGCTCGGCGACGAGTGGCGGGTCAACCCCACCGACGACCAGCTACTGCAATTGCGTTACGAATTTGGCGAGCAAGCCGTCGAACTGGTGTTCGGCTGA
- the tilS gene encoding tRNA lysidine(34) synthetase TilS: MSLADASVTGAEGVEGALLQRLDELLATRISPASQLWVGFSGGMDSCVLLHLLAQWWQQGGASSCAGLHAIHVHHGLMAEADDWAGFCSQQCQALGIPLTVERVHLGRCQGGIEQAARRARYEVFQRYCQPDDWLLLGHHADDQVETLFNRLTRGSGLSGLAGMPQQRYLSSARRLVERSDNRPGEEGSPRLLRPLLDCSRQQLLQYAQAHLLRWVDDPSNQDTRLERNWWRQVLLPELYRRFPGREHSLKRTARRLAADKAAFDHLLAPVLELCTDADNWPGNAGSSLNIKRWQDQPKVLHEPLLYAWFQHAAVEVASEARLAELVEQALYAAADAQIVVGLGDVQVRRFRGRLYLVLSDRHWPVTVPATLALTLPDTQAGATCCLLTRWSLGELVAEHCQSAGTDSAIVLLFGDYQLTCQAHLELSHALLLRPPGRPSKSLKQLWQEAGIPPWLRPHWPLLLQHERLVAVAGIAADQSVITKVGQPGYRLVWQSCPAPSVP, translated from the coding sequence ATGAGTCTTGCTGACGCGTCAGTCACTGGCGCTGAGGGCGTAGAAGGCGCTCTTCTGCAACGGCTGGACGAGTTGCTGGCAACCCGGATCAGCCCGGCAAGCCAGCTCTGGGTCGGCTTCAGTGGTGGCATGGACTCCTGCGTTTTGCTGCATTTGCTGGCGCAGTGGTGGCAGCAAGGAGGGGCATCGTCATGTGCCGGATTGCATGCTATTCATGTGCATCATGGCTTGATGGCAGAAGCGGACGACTGGGCCGGGTTTTGTTCGCAGCAGTGCCAGGCGTTGGGAATACCTCTGACCGTTGAACGGGTTCATCTTGGTCGCTGCCAGGGTGGTATCGAACAGGCCGCCCGTCGTGCCCGTTACGAGGTGTTTCAGCGTTATTGCCAGCCTGACGATTGGCTGTTGCTGGGGCATCATGCTGATGATCAGGTCGAGACCCTGTTCAATCGCCTGACCCGTGGTAGCGGCCTGAGTGGATTGGCGGGTATGCCGCAACAACGTTATCTATCCTCGGCAAGACGACTGGTTGAGCGCTCAGACAACCGACCAGGCGAGGAGGGATCGCCCCGGCTGTTACGGCCTTTGCTGGACTGTTCGCGACAACAGCTGCTGCAGTATGCACAGGCACACCTGCTACGCTGGGTAGACGACCCCTCCAATCAGGATACCCGGTTGGAGCGGAACTGGTGGCGGCAGGTGCTGTTGCCGGAGTTGTACCGCCGTTTTCCTGGTCGTGAACACTCACTCAAGCGTACTGCCCGGCGTCTGGCAGCAGACAAGGCTGCGTTTGACCATCTGTTAGCACCGGTGCTTGAGTTATGCACCGACGCTGATAACTGGCCCGGCAACGCTGGTTCCAGTCTGAATATCAAACGCTGGCAGGATCAGCCCAAAGTGTTGCATGAGCCGCTGCTGTATGCCTGGTTTCAGCACGCCGCGGTAGAGGTTGCCAGTGAGGCACGGCTGGCCGAACTGGTAGAACAGGCGTTATATGCAGCGGCGGATGCACAGATAGTGGTTGGGTTGGGAGATGTTCAGGTACGTCGGTTTCGGGGACGCTTGTACCTGGTGCTGTCGGATCGACACTGGCCTGTCACCGTACCTGCGACTCTTGCTCTGACCTTGCCAGACACTCAGGCAGGCGCAACGTGCTGCTTGCTGACAAGATGGTCGCTGGGCGAACTGGTCGCCGAGCATTGCCAGTCTGCGGGGACTGACTCTGCCATCGTATTGCTGTTTGGTGACTATCAGCTCACTTGCCAGGCTCACCTCGAACTGTCGCATGCGCTGCTGCTACGGCCGCCAGGGCGTCCGTCCAAATCATTGAAGCAACTGTGGCAAGAAGCCGGAATTCCGCCCTGGTTGCGGCCACATTGGCCGCTGTTACTGCAGCATGAACGGTTGGTTGCCGTTGCAGGGATAGCGGCTGATCAGTCTGTTATTACCAAGGTGGGCCAACCGGGGTATCGACTGGTGTGGCAGTCGTGTCCTGCTCCTTCGGTGCCGTAA
- a CDS encoding DUF4382 domain-containing protein, whose translation MKTTAWWLAIASSLMVGCGGAGSGSTSSTATDETGTVQIALTDAEEDFLTYQVEVLGITLVREDGTEVDVLPATTEVDFVQYQQLSELFMVAAIPAGHYRSVLVNLDYADADIVVQDSAGVSYSATVVDSHSTTIGTLEVSVDLGEGALNIGRNSVAGLTLDLDLAASNEVLSYDPAVVEVEPFLMVVASQDTDREHRVRGQLISSDTDTAEITLAIRPMRHRSGEFGDLVVAVTETTRYDIDGIPYTGSDGLALIAALDAATPIVSYGSLDNTGTFTATEILTGASVDWSGDDVVKGIVTARSGNVLTLNGAVVERSGHDASFASMLEVTLSEETGVTGRYDGDSTIADISVGQSVLVSGSVSTDDITKMDASTGYVRMKLNRLSGSVTTTAPLSLDLLSINSRNSELFDFSGTADSRDNDADPATYELQTATLDVTNLATGDWVAVAGYPTAFGAAIGDFDAVTVNEISFASSRADYVAHWSDATTMPVSISNDTLVLDVTDASERLRLHGIPRELVAGLEVAGVTATVDKGHFAVQISATSTAIYLSYSDFLLALANALEGTEAVSHLSVQGQFDDSTGILDASSIMVRFGESSRQ comes from the coding sequence ATGAAAACAACGGCATGGTGGCTGGCAATTGCATCCAGCCTGATGGTGGGTTGCGGTGGTGCGGGTTCCGGTAGTACCAGCTCTACGGCTACCGATGAAACCGGCACCGTTCAAATTGCCTTGACCGACGCAGAAGAAGATTTTCTGACCTATCAGGTTGAGGTGCTGGGTATCACTCTGGTTCGTGAAGATGGCACCGAGGTGGATGTTCTTCCTGCCACCACGGAAGTGGATTTTGTTCAGTATCAGCAGTTAAGTGAACTGTTTATGGTCGCGGCCATACCGGCTGGCCATTACCGTAGTGTATTGGTCAACCTTGATTACGCTGACGCTGATATTGTGGTTCAGGACAGTGCTGGTGTGTCTTATAGCGCGACAGTGGTAGATTCCCATAGCACAACCATCGGTACCCTGGAAGTGTCCGTTGATCTTGGCGAGGGAGCACTGAATATTGGCCGTAATAGCGTGGCAGGTCTGACTCTGGATCTGGATCTGGCGGCTTCCAACGAAGTGCTTTCTTATGATCCGGCTGTTGTTGAAGTCGAACCTTTCCTGATGGTTGTTGCCAGTCAAGACACGGATCGGGAGCATCGCGTTCGTGGTCAGTTGATCAGTTCCGATACCGATACTGCAGAGATTACTCTGGCTATTCGCCCTATGCGACACCGCAGCGGCGAATTTGGCGATCTGGTGGTGGCTGTGACCGAAACAACGCGTTATGACATTGATGGGATTCCATACACAGGTAGTGACGGCCTGGCCTTGATTGCGGCACTGGATGCCGCTACACCGATTGTGAGCTACGGCAGTCTTGATAACACCGGTACTTTTACTGCGACAGAAATATTGACCGGTGCCAGCGTCGACTGGAGCGGTGACGATGTGGTGAAAGGCATTGTTACCGCCCGCAGCGGCAATGTATTAACCCTGAACGGAGCGGTGGTCGAACGCAGTGGTCACGACGCCAGCTTTGCCTCAATGCTGGAGGTGACACTGTCTGAAGAGACAGGGGTCACCGGTCGCTACGACGGCGACAGCACGATTGCAGATATTTCCGTCGGCCAGTCGGTGCTGGTCAGTGGTAGTGTCAGTACAGATGACATCACTAAAATGGATGCCAGTACCGGGTATGTACGTATGAAACTGAATCGGTTGAGTGGCTCGGTGACGACGACTGCCCCCTTGTCGTTGGATTTGTTAAGTATCAACAGTCGCAACAGTGAGCTGTTTGATTTCAGTGGCACGGCGGATAGCCGAGATAATGACGCCGATCCCGCCACCTATGAGCTGCAAACGGCGACGCTGGATGTCACCAATCTGGCGACAGGGGACTGGGTTGCGGTGGCGGGTTATCCAACGGCATTTGGCGCTGCTATTGGCGATTTTGACGCAGTCACCGTGAATGAAATCAGCTTTGCATCCAGCCGTGCCGACTATGTTGCTCACTGGTCTGACGCTACCACGATGCCAGTGAGCATCAGTAACGATACCCTGGTACTGGATGTGACCGACGCCAGTGAACGTTTGCGTCTGCATGGTATTCCGCGAGAGCTGGTAGCCGGCCTGGAGGTGGCTGGTGTAACAGCTACCGTCGATAAGGGCCATTTTGCAGTGCAAATCAGCGCTACATCAACCGCTATCTATCTGAGCTACAGCGATTTTCTGCTGGCGTTGGCCAACGCCCTGGAAGGGACTGAGGCGGTCAGCCATTTAAGCGTGCAGGGACAGTTTGATGACAGCACCGGGATTCTGGATGCCAGCAGCATTATGGTGAGGTTTGGCGAGTCGAGCCGCCAGTAG